A DNA window from Helianthus annuus cultivar XRQ/B chromosome 15, HanXRQr2.0-SUNRISE, whole genome shotgun sequence contains the following coding sequences:
- the LOC110914732 gene encoding LOB domain-containing protein 29 — protein MTGSGSPCGACKFLRRKCVKGCVFAPYFCHEQGAAHFAAIHRVFGASNVSKLLAHLPVSGRCEAAITIAYEAQARLQDPIYGCVSHIFALQQQVVSLQSQLAYLKAQAAQSVLNGSSCSNYPSNDTPPQDIHSWFHQSQNSCINMSQLDQNSSEIMNIDSMEGTYGNSFIKEEDGSFSSFQEGSSYSIDSLDMQLSHNKEWFVQENMEDLHSVAFGYMHH, from the exons ATGACTGGATCAGGTTCTCCTTGTGGTGCTTGCAAGTTCTTGAGAAGAAAATGTGTAAAGGGTTGTGTTTTTGCCCCTTATTTCTGCCATGAACAAGGTGCTGCTCACTTTGCAGCCATTCATAGGGTTTTTGGTGCAAGCAATGTCTCTAAACTTCTTGCTCACTTACCCGTTAGTGGTCGCTGCGAAGCAGCGATTACCATCGCGTATGAAGCTCAAGCAAGGCTTCAAGATCCCATCTATGGCTGCGTTTCACATATTTTCGCGCTTCAACAACAG GTTGTTAGTTTACAATCCCAACTAGCTTATTTAAAAGCTCAAGCAGCTCAAAGTGTACTCAATGGTTCAAGTTGCTCAAACTATCCTAGCAATGATACACCTCCACAAGATATCCACAGTTGGTTTCACCAATCACAGAATTCATGCATAAATATGTCCCAATTAGATCAAAACTCGAGCGAGATCATGAATATCGACTCAATGGAAGGAACCTATGGGAATTCATTTATCAAGGAAGAAGATGGGTCATTTTCCAGCTTCCAAGAAGGTTCAAGTTACTCCATTGATTCTCTGGACATGCAACTAAGCCACAACAAAGAATGGTTTGTCCAAGAGAATATGGAAGACCTCCATTCTGTTGCTTTTGGCTATATGCACCATTAG